In Mus musculus strain 129X1/SvJ chromosome 17 genomic contig, GRCm38.p6 alternate locus group 129X1/SvJ 129X1/SVJ_MMCHR17_CTG2, the following proteins share a genomic window:
- the Bag6 gene encoding large proline-rich protein BAG6 isoform 3 (isoform 3 is encoded by transcript variant 3) — protein sequence MEPSDSASTAMEEPDSLEVLVKTLDSQTRTFIVGAQMNVKEFKEHIAASVSIPSEKQRLIYQGRVLQDDKKLQEYNVGGKVIHLVERAPPQTQLPSGASSGTGSASATHGGAPLPGTRGPGASVHDRNANSYVMVGTFNLPSEPRVRLVMAQHMIRDIQTLLSRMECRGGTQAQASQPPPQTPQTVASETVALNSQTSEPVESEAPPREPMESEEMEERPPTQTPELAPSGPAPAGPAPAGPAPAPETNAPNHPSPAEHVEVLQELQRLQRRLQPFLQRYCEVLGAAATTDYNNNHEGREEDQRLINLVGESLRLLGNTFVALSDLRCNLACAPPRHLHVVRPMSHYTTPMVLQQAAIPIQINVGTTVTMTGNGARPPPAPGAEAATPGSAQATSLPPSSTTVDSSTEGAPPPGPAPPPASSHPRVIRISHQSVEPVVMMHMNIQDSGAQPGGVPSAPTGPLGPPGHGQTLGSTLIQLPSLPPEFMHAVAHQITHQAMVAAVASAAAGQQVPGFPTAPTRVVIARPTPPQARPSHPGGPPVSGALGAGLGTNTSLAQMVSGLVGQLLMQPVLVAQGTPGMAQAQAQAQAQAQAQAQAPAPAPAPAPAPATASASAGTTNTATTAGPAPGGPAQPPPPQPSAADLQFSQLLGNLLGPAGPGAGGPGMASPTITVAMPGVPAFLQGMTDFLQASQTAPPPPPPPPPPPPAPEQQSTPPPGSPSGGTASPGGLGPESLPPEFFTSVVQGVLSSLLGSLGARAGSSESIAAFIQRLSGSSNIFEPGADGALGFFGALLSLLCQNFSMVDVVMLLHGHFQPLQRLQPQLRSFFHQHYLGGQEPTPSNIRMATHTLITGLEEYVRESFSLVQVQPGVDIIRTNLEFLQEQFNSIAAHVLHCTDSGFGARLLELCNQGLFECLALNLHCLGGQQMELAAVINGRIRRMSRGVNPSLVSWLTTMMGLRLQVVLEHMPVGPDAILRYVRRVGDPPQTLPEEPMEVQGAERTSPEPQRENASPAPGTTAEEAMSRGPPPAPEGGSRDEQDGASADAEPWAAAVPPEWVPIIQQDIQSQRKVKPQPPLSDAYLSGMPAKRRKLRSDIQKRLQEDPNYSPQRFPNAHRAFADDP from the exons ATGGAGCCGAGTGATAGTGCCAGTACCGCTATGGAGGAGCCTGACAGCCTGGAGGTACTGGTGAAGACCCTGGACTCTCAGACTCGGACTTTTATTGTGGGGGCCCAG ATGAATGTAaaggagtttaaggaacacataGCTGCCTCTGTCAGCATCCCTTCCGAGAAACAGCGGCTCATCTACCAGGGCCGGGTCCTACAAGACGACAAGAAGCTCCAGGAGTACA ACGTTGGGGGAAAGGTTATTCACCTGGTGGAACGGGCTCCTCCTCAGACTCAGCTTCCttctggagcatcttctgggacaggctctgCCTCAGCAACTCATGGTGGGGCACCCCTGCCTGGCACTCGGGGCCCTGGGGCTTCTGTTCATGACCGGAATGCCAACAGCTATGTCATGGTTGGAACCTTCAATCTTCCT AGTGAGCCCCGGGTCCGGCTGGTGATGGCTCAGCACATGATTAGGGATATACAGACCTTACTGTCCCGGATGGAG TGTCGAGGGGGAACCCAAGCTCAGGCCAGTCAGCCACCCCCGCAGACACCGCAGACTGTGGCCTCAGAGacggtagccttgaactcacaaacatcAGAACCAGTCGAAAGTGAAGCTCCTCCTCGAGAGCCCATGGAGTCAGAAGAAATGGAGGAACGTCCCCCAACCCAGACTCCAGAGCTTGCGCCCTCAGGCCCAGCTCCCGCAGGCCCAGCTCCCGCAGGCCCAGCTCCCGCGCCAGAGACAAATGCACCCAA CCACCCTTCCCCCGCAGAGCACGTGGAGGTGCTCCAGGAGCTTCAGCGCTTGCAGCGCCGTCTTCAGCCTTTCCTACAGCGCTACTGCGAGGTCCTGGGCGCTGCTGCCACCACAGACTACAACAACAAC CATGAGGGCCGTGAGGAGGACCAGAGGTTGATCAACTTGGTTGGGGAGAGCCTGCGGCTACTGGGCAACACTTTCGTGGCATTGTCTGATCTGCGCTGCAATCTAGCCTGTGCACCCCCACGGCACCTGCACGTGGTTCGGCCTATGTCTCACTACACGACTCCCATGGTGCTCCAGCAGGCAGCCATTCCCATTCAG ATCAATGTGGGGACTACTGTGACCATGACAGGCAATGGGGCTCGGCCTCCACCAGCTCCTGGTGCGGAGGCAGCAACCCCAGGTTCTGCCCAGGCCacatccctgcctccctcttccaCCACTGTTGATTCATCAACTGAAGGAGCTCCCCCACCAGGGCCAGCACCGCCACCAGCCTCCAGCCACCCACGGGTCATCCGGATTTCCCACCAGAGTGTGGAGCCCGTGGTCATGATGCACATGAACATTCAAG ATTCTGGAGCACAGCCTGGTGGTGTGCCAAGTGCTCCCACTGGTCCACTGGGACCTCCTGGTCATGGACAGACCCTGG GCTCCACCCTCATCCAGctgccctccctgccccctgaGTTCATGCACGCCGTCGCCCACCAGATCACTCATCAGGCCATGGTGGCAGCTGTTGCCTCCGCGGCCGCAG GACAGCAGGTGCCCGGCTTCCCAACAGCACCAACTCGGGTGGTGATTGCCCGGCCAACTCCTCCACAGGCTCGGCCTTCCCATCCTGGgggacctccagtctctggaGCTCTG GGCGCTGGGCTGGGTACAAACACTTCATTGGCCCAGATGGTGAGCGGCCTTGTGGGGCAACTTCTTATGCAGCCTGTTCTTGTGG CTCAGGGGACTCCAGGAATGGCTCAGgctcaggcccaggcccaggctcaggcccaggcccaggcccaggctccagctccggctccggctccagctccagctcctgccACTGCTTCAGCTAGTGCTGGTACTACCAACACAGCTACCACAGCTGGCCCTGCTCCTGGGGGTCCTGCccagcctccacctcctcagCCCTCTGCAGCTGATCTTCAGTTCTCTCAGCTCCTGGGAAATCTGCTGGGGCCTGCAGGGCCAGGGGCTGGGGGGCCAGGCATGGCTTCTCCCACCATCACTGTGGCAATGCCTGGTGTCCCTGCTTTTCTCCAGGGCATGACTGATTTTTTGCAG GCATCACAGACTGcccctccaccccctccacctcctccacccccaccccctgccccagagCAGCAGAGCACACCCCCACCAGGGTCTCCTTCTGGTGGAACAGCAAGCCCTGGAGGCTTAGGTCCTGAGAGCCTGCCACCAGAGTTTTTCACCTCAGTGGTGCAGGGCGTGTTGAGCTCCCTCCTGGGCTCCTTGGGGGCTCGAGCTGGCAGCAGTGAGAGTATCGCTGCCTTCATCCAACGCCTCAGTGGATCCAGCAACATCTTTGAGCCTGGGGCTGATGGCGCCCTTG GATTCTTCGGAGCTCTGCTCTCTCTCCTGTGCCAGAATTTCTCCATGGTGGATGTGGTGATGCTTCTCCATGGCCATTTCCAGCCACTGCAGCGGCTCCAGCCACAGCTGCGATCTTTCTTCCACCAGCACTACCTGGGTGGCCAGGAGCCCACGCCTAGCAACATCCGG ATGGCGACCCACACACTGATCACTGGGCTGGAAGAGTATGTAAGGGAGAGTTTT TCTTTGGTACAGGTTCAGCCAGGTGTGGATATCATCCGGACAAATTTAGAATTTCTCCAAGAGCAGTTTAACAGCATTGCTGCTCATGTGCTGCACTGTACAG ACAGTGGATTTGGAGCCCGGTTGCTGGAGCTGTGTAACCAGGgcctgtttgaatgcttggccctgaACCTCCACTGCTTGGGGGGACAGCAAATGGAGCTTGCTGCTGTCATCAATGGTCGAATT CGCCGCATGTCTCGCGGGGTGAATCCATCCTTGGTGAGCTGGCTGACAACCATGATGGGACTGAGGCTTCAGGTGGTCTTGGAGCACATGCCTGTGGGTCCCGACGCCATCCTCAGATATGTTCGTAGGGTTGGTGATCCTCCTCAG ACACTTCCTGAAGAGCCGATGGAAGTTCAGGGAGCAGAAAGAACTTCCCCTGAACCTCAG AGAGAGAATGCTTCCCCAGCCCCTGGAACAACAGCAGAAGAAGCCATGTCCCGAGGCCCGCCCCCTGCTCCTGAAGGAGGTTCCCGAGATGAACAGGATGGAGCTTCAGCTGATGCAGAACCCTGGGCAGCTGCAGTCCCCCCT gaaTGGGTCCCTATTATCCAGCAGGACATTCAGAGCCAGCGGAAGGTGAAACCTCAGCCGCCCCTGAGTGATGCCTACCTCAGTGGCATGCCTGCCAAGAGACGAAAG CTCCGGTCTGATATCCAAAAACGACTGCAGGAAGATCCCAACTACAGCCCCCAGCGCTTCCCTAATGCCCATCGGGCATTTGCTGATGACCCCTAG
- the Bag6 gene encoding large proline-rich protein BAG6 isoform 11 (isoform 11 is encoded by transcript variant 23) gives MEPSDSASTAMEEPDSLEVLVKTLDSQTRTFIVGAQMNVKEFKEHIAASVSIPSEKQRLIYQGRVLQDDKKLQEYNVGGKVIHLVERAPPQTQLPSGASSGTGSASATHGGAPLPGTRGPGASVHDRNANSYVMVGTFNLPSEPRVRLVMAQHMIRDIQTLLSRMECRGGTQAQASQPPPQTPQTVASETVALNSQTSEPVESEAPPREPMESEEMEERPPTQTPELAPSGPAPAGPAPAGPAPAPETNAPNHPSPAEHVEVLQELQRLQRRLQPFLQRYCEVLGAAATTDYNNNHEGREEDQRLINLVGESLRLLGNTFVALSDLRCNLACAPPRHLHVVRPMSHYTTPMVLQQAAIPIQINVGTTVTMTGNGARPPPAPGAEAATPGSAQATSLPPSSTTVDSSTEGAPPPGPAPPPASSHPRVIRISHQSVEPVVMMHMNIQDSGAQPGGVPSAPTGPLGPPGHGQTLGQQVPGFPTAPTRVVIARPTPPQARPSHPGGPPVSGALGAGLGTNTSLAQMVSGLVGQLLMQPVLVAQGTPGMAQAQAQAQAQAQAQAQAPAPAPAPAPAPATASASAGTTNTATTAGPAPGGPAQPPPPQPSAADLQFSQLLGNLLGPAGPGAGGPGMASPTITVAMPGVPAFLQGMTDFLQASQTAPPPPPPPPPPPPAPEQQSTPPPGSPSGGTASPGGLGPESLPPEFFTSVVQGVLSSLLGSLGARAGSSESIAAFIQRLSGSSNIFEPGADGALGFFGALLSLLCQNFSMVDVVMLLHGHFQPLQRLQPQLRSFFHQHYLGGQEPTPSNIRMATHTLITGLEEYVRESFSLVQVQPGVDIIRTNLEFLQEQFNSIAAHVLHCTDSGFGARLLELCNQGLFECLALNLHCLGGQQMELAAVINGRIRRMSRGVNPSLVSWLTTMMGLRLQVVLEHMPVGPDAILRYVRRVGDPPQTLPEEPMEVQGAERTSPEPQRENASPAPGTTAEEAMSRGPPPAPEGGSRDEQDGASADAEPWAAAVPPEWVPIIQQDIQSQRKVKPQPPLSDAYLSGMPAKRRKTMQGEGPQLLLSEAVSRAAKAAGARPLTSPESLSRDLEAPEVQESYRQQLRSDIQKRLQEDPNYSPQRFPNAHRAFADDP, from the exons ATGGAGCCGAGTGATAGTGCCAGTACCGCTATGGAGGAGCCTGACAGCCTGGAGGTACTGGTGAAGACCCTGGACTCTCAGACTCGGACTTTTATTGTGGGGGCCCAG ATGAATGTAaaggagtttaaggaacacataGCTGCCTCTGTCAGCATCCCTTCCGAGAAACAGCGGCTCATCTACCAGGGCCGGGTCCTACAAGACGACAAGAAGCTCCAGGAGTACA ACGTTGGGGGAAAGGTTATTCACCTGGTGGAACGGGCTCCTCCTCAGACTCAGCTTCCttctggagcatcttctgggacaggctctgCCTCAGCAACTCATGGTGGGGCACCCCTGCCTGGCACTCGGGGCCCTGGGGCTTCTGTTCATGACCGGAATGCCAACAGCTATGTCATGGTTGGAACCTTCAATCTTCCT AGTGAGCCCCGGGTCCGGCTGGTGATGGCTCAGCACATGATTAGGGATATACAGACCTTACTGTCCCGGATGGAG TGTCGAGGGGGAACCCAAGCTCAGGCCAGTCAGCCACCCCCGCAGACACCGCAGACTGTGGCCTCAGAGacggtagccttgaactcacaaacatcAGAACCAGTCGAAAGTGAAGCTCCTCCTCGAGAGCCCATGGAGTCAGAAGAAATGGAGGAACGTCCCCCAACCCAGACTCCAGAGCTTGCGCCCTCAGGCCCAGCTCCCGCAGGCCCAGCTCCCGCAGGCCCAGCTCCCGCGCCAGAGACAAATGCACCCAA CCACCCTTCCCCCGCAGAGCACGTGGAGGTGCTCCAGGAGCTTCAGCGCTTGCAGCGCCGTCTTCAGCCTTTCCTACAGCGCTACTGCGAGGTCCTGGGCGCTGCTGCCACCACAGACTACAACAACAAC CATGAGGGCCGTGAGGAGGACCAGAGGTTGATCAACTTGGTTGGGGAGAGCCTGCGGCTACTGGGCAACACTTTCGTGGCATTGTCTGATCTGCGCTGCAATCTAGCCTGTGCACCCCCACGGCACCTGCACGTGGTTCGGCCTATGTCTCACTACACGACTCCCATGGTGCTCCAGCAGGCAGCCATTCCCATTCAG ATCAATGTGGGGACTACTGTGACCATGACAGGCAATGGGGCTCGGCCTCCACCAGCTCCTGGTGCGGAGGCAGCAACCCCAGGTTCTGCCCAGGCCacatccctgcctccctcttccaCCACTGTTGATTCATCAACTGAAGGAGCTCCCCCACCAGGGCCAGCACCGCCACCAGCCTCCAGCCACCCACGGGTCATCCGGATTTCCCACCAGAGTGTGGAGCCCGTGGTCATGATGCACATGAACATTCAAG ATTCTGGAGCACAGCCTGGTGGTGTGCCAAGTGCTCCCACTGGTCCACTGGGACCTCCTGGTCATGGACAGACCCTGG GACAGCAGGTGCCCGGCTTCCCAACAGCACCAACTCGGGTGGTGATTGCCCGGCCAACTCCTCCACAGGCTCGGCCTTCCCATCCTGGgggacctccagtctctggaGCTCTG GGCGCTGGGCTGGGTACAAACACTTCATTGGCCCAGATGGTGAGCGGCCTTGTGGGGCAACTTCTTATGCAGCCTGTTCTTGTGG CTCAGGGGACTCCAGGAATGGCTCAGgctcaggcccaggcccaggctcaggcccaggcccaggcccaggctccagctccggctccggctccagctccagctcctgccACTGCTTCAGCTAGTGCTGGTACTACCAACACAGCTACCACAGCTGGCCCTGCTCCTGGGGGTCCTGCccagcctccacctcctcagCCCTCTGCAGCTGATCTTCAGTTCTCTCAGCTCCTGGGAAATCTGCTGGGGCCTGCAGGGCCAGGGGCTGGGGGGCCAGGCATGGCTTCTCCCACCATCACTGTGGCAATGCCTGGTGTCCCTGCTTTTCTCCAGGGCATGACTGATTTTTTGCAG GCATCACAGACTGcccctccaccccctccacctcctccacccccaccccctgccccagagCAGCAGAGCACACCCCCACCAGGGTCTCCTTCTGGTGGAACAGCAAGCCCTGGAGGCTTAGGTCCTGAGAGCCTGCCACCAGAGTTTTTCACCTCAGTGGTGCAGGGCGTGTTGAGCTCCCTCCTGGGCTCCTTGGGGGCTCGAGCTGGCAGCAGTGAGAGTATCGCTGCCTTCATCCAACGCCTCAGTGGATCCAGCAACATCTTTGAGCCTGGGGCTGATGGCGCCCTTG GATTCTTCGGAGCTCTGCTCTCTCTCCTGTGCCAGAATTTCTCCATGGTGGATGTGGTGATGCTTCTCCATGGCCATTTCCAGCCACTGCAGCGGCTCCAGCCACAGCTGCGATCTTTCTTCCACCAGCACTACCTGGGTGGCCAGGAGCCCACGCCTAGCAACATCCGG ATGGCGACCCACACACTGATCACTGGGCTGGAAGAGTATGTAAGGGAGAGTTTT TCTTTGGTACAGGTTCAGCCAGGTGTGGATATCATCCGGACAAATTTAGAATTTCTCCAAGAGCAGTTTAACAGCATTGCTGCTCATGTGCTGCACTGTACAG ACAGTGGATTTGGAGCCCGGTTGCTGGAGCTGTGTAACCAGGgcctgtttgaatgcttggccctgaACCTCCACTGCTTGGGGGGACAGCAAATGGAGCTTGCTGCTGTCATCAATGGTCGAATT CGCCGCATGTCTCGCGGGGTGAATCCATCCTTGGTGAGCTGGCTGACAACCATGATGGGACTGAGGCTTCAGGTGGTCTTGGAGCACATGCCTGTGGGTCCCGACGCCATCCTCAGATATGTTCGTAGGGTTGGTGATCCTCCTCAG ACACTTCCTGAAGAGCCGATGGAAGTTCAGGGAGCAGAAAGAACTTCCCCTGAACCTCAG AGAGAGAATGCTTCCCCAGCCCCTGGAACAACAGCAGAAGAAGCCATGTCCCGAGGCCCGCCCCCTGCTCCTGAAGGAGGTTCCCGAGATGAACAGGATGGAGCTTCAGCTGATGCAGAACCCTGGGCAGCTGCAGTCCCCCCT gaaTGGGTCCCTATTATCCAGCAGGACATTCAGAGCCAGCGGAAGGTGAAACCTCAGCCGCCCCTGAGTGATGCCTACCTCAGTGGCATGCCTGCCAAGAGACGAAAG ACAATGCAGGGTGAGGGCCCCCAGCTGCTACTCTCAGAGGCAGTGAGCCGGGCAGCTAAGGCAGCCGGAGCTCGGCCCCTGACAAGCCCCGAGAGCCTGAGCCGGGACCTGGAGGCACCAGAGGTTCAGGAGAGCTACAGGCAGCAG CTCCGGTCTGATATCCAAAAACGACTGCAGGAAGATCCCAACTACAGCCCCCAGCGCTTCCCTAATGCCCATCGGGCATTTGCTGATGACCCCTAG
- the Bag6 gene encoding large proline-rich protein BAG6 isoform 12 (isoform 12 is encoded by transcript variant 25) has protein sequence MEPSDSASTAMEEPDSLEVLVKTLDSQTRTFIVGAQMNVKEFKEHIAASVSIPSEKQRLIYQGRVLQDDKKLQEYNVGGKVIHLVERAPPQTQLPSGASSGTGSASATHGGAPLPGTRGPGASVHDRNANSYVMVGTFNLPSDGSAVDVHINMEQAPIQSEPRVRLVMAQHMIRDIQTLLSRMECRGGTQAQASQPPPQTPQTVASETVALNSQTSEPVESEAPPREPMESEEMEERPPTQTPELAPSGPAPAGPAPAGPAPAPETNAPNHPSPAEHVEVLQELQRLQRRLQPFLQRYCEVLGAAATTDYNNNHEGREEDQRLINLVGESLRLLGNTFVALSDLRCNLACAPPRHLHVVRPMSHYTTPMVLQQAAIPIQINVGTTVTMTGNGARPPPAPGAEAATPGSAQATSLPPSSTTVDSSTEGAPPPGPAPPPASSHPRVIRISHQSVEPVVMMHMNIQDSGAQPGGVPSAPTGPLGPPGHGQTLGQQVPGFPTAPTRVVIARPTPPQARPSHPGGPPVSGALQGAGLGTNTSLAQMVSGLVGQLLMQPVLVAQGTPGMAQAQAQAQAQAQAQAQAPAPAPAPAPAPATASASAGTTNTATTAGPAPGGPAQPPPPQPSAADLQFSQLLGNLLGPAGPGAGGPGMASPTITVAMPGVPAFLQGMTDFLQASQTAPPPPPPPPPPPPAPEQQSTPPPGSPSGGTASPGGLGPESLPPEFFTSVVQGVLSSLLGSLGARAGSSESIAAFIQRLSGSSNIFEPGADGALGFFGALLSLLCQNFSMVDVVMLLHGHFQPLQRLQPQLRSFFHQHYLGGQEPTPSNIRMATHTLITGLEEYVRESFSLVQVQPGVDIIRTNLEFLQEQFNSIAAHVLHCTDSGFGARLLELCNQGLFECLALNLHCLGGQQMELAAVINGRIRRMSRGVNPSLVSWLTTMMGLRLQVVLEHMPVGPDAILRYVRRVGDPPQTLPEEPMEVQGAERTSPEPQRENASPAPGTTAEEAMSRGPPPAPEGGSRDEQDGASADAEPWAAAVPPEWVPIIQQDIQSQRKVKPQPPLSDAYLSGMPAKRRKLRSDIQKRLQEDPNYSPQRFPNAHRAFADDP, from the exons ATGGAGCCGAGTGATAGTGCCAGTACCGCTATGGAGGAGCCTGACAGCCTGGAGGTACTGGTGAAGACCCTGGACTCTCAGACTCGGACTTTTATTGTGGGGGCCCAG ATGAATGTAaaggagtttaaggaacacataGCTGCCTCTGTCAGCATCCCTTCCGAGAAACAGCGGCTCATCTACCAGGGCCGGGTCCTACAAGACGACAAGAAGCTCCAGGAGTACA ACGTTGGGGGAAAGGTTATTCACCTGGTGGAACGGGCTCCTCCTCAGACTCAGCTTCCttctggagcatcttctgggacaggctctgCCTCAGCAACTCATGGTGGGGCACCCCTGCCTGGCACTCGGGGCCCTGGGGCTTCTGTTCATGACCGGAATGCCAACAGCTATGTCATGGTTGGAACCTTCAATCTTCCT AGTGACGGCTCTGCTGTGGATGTTCACATCAACATGGAACAGGCCCCAATTCAG AGTGAGCCCCGGGTCCGGCTGGTGATGGCTCAGCACATGATTAGGGATATACAGACCTTACTGTCCCGGATGGAG TGTCGAGGGGGAACCCAAGCTCAGGCCAGTCAGCCACCCCCGCAGACACCGCAGACTGTGGCCTCAGAGacggtagccttgaactcacaaacatcAGAACCAGTCGAAAGTGAAGCTCCTCCTCGAGAGCCCATGGAGTCAGAAGAAATGGAGGAACGTCCCCCAACCCAGACTCCAGAGCTTGCGCCCTCAGGCCCAGCTCCCGCAGGCCCAGCTCCCGCAGGCCCAGCTCCCGCGCCAGAGACAAATGCACCCAA CCACCCTTCCCCCGCAGAGCACGTGGAGGTGCTCCAGGAGCTTCAGCGCTTGCAGCGCCGTCTTCAGCCTTTCCTACAGCGCTACTGCGAGGTCCTGGGCGCTGCTGCCACCACAGACTACAACAACAAC CATGAGGGCCGTGAGGAGGACCAGAGGTTGATCAACTTGGTTGGGGAGAGCCTGCGGCTACTGGGCAACACTTTCGTGGCATTGTCTGATCTGCGCTGCAATCTAGCCTGTGCACCCCCACGGCACCTGCACGTGGTTCGGCCTATGTCTCACTACACGACTCCCATGGTGCTCCAGCAGGCAGCCATTCCCATTCAG ATCAATGTGGGGACTACTGTGACCATGACAGGCAATGGGGCTCGGCCTCCACCAGCTCCTGGTGCGGAGGCAGCAACCCCAGGTTCTGCCCAGGCCacatccctgcctccctcttccaCCACTGTTGATTCATCAACTGAAGGAGCTCCCCCACCAGGGCCAGCACCGCCACCAGCCTCCAGCCACCCACGGGTCATCCGGATTTCCCACCAGAGTGTGGAGCCCGTGGTCATGATGCACATGAACATTCAAG ATTCTGGAGCACAGCCTGGTGGTGTGCCAAGTGCTCCCACTGGTCCACTGGGACCTCCTGGTCATGGACAGACCCTGG GACAGCAGGTGCCCGGCTTCCCAACAGCACCAACTCGGGTGGTGATTGCCCGGCCAACTCCTCCACAGGCTCGGCCTTCCCATCCTGGgggacctccagtctctggaGCTCTG CAGGGCGCTGGGCTGGGTACAAACACTTCATTGGCCCAGATGGTGAGCGGCCTTGTGGGGCAACTTCTTATGCAGCCTGTTCTTGTGG CTCAGGGGACTCCAGGAATGGCTCAGgctcaggcccaggcccaggctcaggcccaggcccaggcccaggctccagctccggctccggctccagctccagctcctgccACTGCTTCAGCTAGTGCTGGTACTACCAACACAGCTACCACAGCTGGCCCTGCTCCTGGGGGTCCTGCccagcctccacctcctcagCCCTCTGCAGCTGATCTTCAGTTCTCTCAGCTCCTGGGAAATCTGCTGGGGCCTGCAGGGCCAGGGGCTGGGGGGCCAGGCATGGCTTCTCCCACCATCACTGTGGCAATGCCTGGTGTCCCTGCTTTTCTCCAGGGCATGACTGATTTTTTGCAG GCATCACAGACTGcccctccaccccctccacctcctccacccccaccccctgccccagagCAGCAGAGCACACCCCCACCAGGGTCTCCTTCTGGTGGAACAGCAAGCCCTGGAGGCTTAGGTCCTGAGAGCCTGCCACCAGAGTTTTTCACCTCAGTGGTGCAGGGCGTGTTGAGCTCCCTCCTGGGCTCCTTGGGGGCTCGAGCTGGCAGCAGTGAGAGTATCGCTGCCTTCATCCAACGCCTCAGTGGATCCAGCAACATCTTTGAGCCTGGGGCTGATGGCGCCCTTG GATTCTTCGGAGCTCTGCTCTCTCTCCTGTGCCAGAATTTCTCCATGGTGGATGTGGTGATGCTTCTCCATGGCCATTTCCAGCCACTGCAGCGGCTCCAGCCACAGCTGCGATCTTTCTTCCACCAGCACTACCTGGGTGGCCAGGAGCCCACGCCTAGCAACATCCGG ATGGCGACCCACACACTGATCACTGGGCTGGAAGAGTATGTAAGGGAGAGTTTT TCTTTGGTACAGGTTCAGCCAGGTGTGGATATCATCCGGACAAATTTAGAATTTCTCCAAGAGCAGTTTAACAGCATTGCTGCTCATGTGCTGCACTGTACAG ACAGTGGATTTGGAGCCCGGTTGCTGGAGCTGTGTAACCAGGgcctgtttgaatgcttggccctgaACCTCCACTGCTTGGGGGGACAGCAAATGGAGCTTGCTGCTGTCATCAATGGTCGAATT CGCCGCATGTCTCGCGGGGTGAATCCATCCTTGGTGAGCTGGCTGACAACCATGATGGGACTGAGGCTTCAGGTGGTCTTGGAGCACATGCCTGTGGGTCCCGACGCCATCCTCAGATATGTTCGTAGGGTTGGTGATCCTCCTCAG ACACTTCCTGAAGAGCCGATGGAAGTTCAGGGAGCAGAAAGAACTTCCCCTGAACCTCAG AGAGAGAATGCTTCCCCAGCCCCTGGAACAACAGCAGAAGAAGCCATGTCCCGAGGCCCGCCCCCTGCTCCTGAAGGAGGTTCCCGAGATGAACAGGATGGAGCTTCAGCTGATGCAGAACCCTGGGCAGCTGCAGTCCCCCCT gaaTGGGTCCCTATTATCCAGCAGGACATTCAGAGCCAGCGGAAGGTGAAACCTCAGCCGCCCCTGAGTGATGCCTACCTCAGTGGCATGCCTGCCAAGAGACGAAAG CTCCGGTCTGATATCCAAAAACGACTGCAGGAAGATCCCAACTACAGCCCCCAGCGCTTCCCTAATGCCCATCGGGCATTTGCTGATGACCCCTAG